A single Arcobacter sp. FWKO B DNA region contains:
- a CDS encoding endonuclease/exonuclease/phosphatase family protein, with the protein MKKLIYKYFFLYILILSSAFALDFKVASYNIENLFDLNYDGTEYNEFIPNKTNWNQETLDIKIKNISKAINDLDADILAIQEIESIKALELLLSNLKQYKYYTFIKNQKSAVGVAVISKYEITNTQAIDIDTKNNYSRPILEADIKIDNKNLKIFVNHWRSKSASESSRIPYAKALYNRLIALPKNTNYILLGDFNSNYDEFETFKYDKKLNDTHGITAINDILKTSIKGHFITKHNILNYQELVHYNLWLELPFYERYSYKFKGSPNTPDSIIIPQRLLHNNSDITYIDDSFGVFKPEYLYKKGHIQRWQMDKKGFHKKQGYSDHLPIFAYFSTSYTTKKPKQKLDLNKISTLYNMESLASPITLPNVVVLYKTAHSAIIKQENERAIFIYNSAKELEVGQIYDLTIDKISSFNGQKQISGILAHIQNGNNKEYKKLFIDGTKVDLTDFKIQNEIITNLKGEYIKKDLHYGDKKIRVYSKNKDILPPQNAKILIKSAHLSIYNNIPQLVIYSKNDYEIIK; encoded by the coding sequence ATGAAAAAGCTAATTTATAAATACTTTTTTTTATATATACTTATACTATCAAGTGCTTTTGCGCTTGATTTTAAAGTAGCTTCTTACAATATAGAAAATCTTTTTGATTTAAATTATGACGGTACAGAATATAATGAATTTATTCCAAATAAAACAAACTGGAATCAAGAAACACTTGATATAAAAATAAAAAATATTTCAAAAGCTATCAATGACTTAGATGCTGACATTCTTGCAATTCAAGAGATAGAATCTATTAAAGCTCTTGAATTGCTACTTTCCAATCTAAAGCAATATAAATATTATACTTTTATAAAAAACCAAAAATCTGCTGTTGGAGTTGCTGTTATTTCAAAATATGAAATAACAAATACACAAGCAATAGATATTGATACAAAAAATAACTATTCAAGACCTATCTTAGAAGCTGATATCAAAATAGATAATAAAAATCTAAAAATATTTGTAAATCATTGGAGATCAAAAAGTGCAAGTGAAAGTTCAAGGATACCTTATGCAAAAGCACTTTACAACAGACTTATAGCACTTCCTAAAAATACAAATTATATTTTACTTGGAGACTTTAACTCAAACTATGATGAATTTGAAACATTCAAATACGATAAAAAACTAAATGATACACACGGTATAACTGCTATAAATGACATCTTAAAAACATCTATAAAAGGGCATTTTATCACAAAACACAATATCTTAAACTATCAAGAATTAGTTCACTATAACTTATGGCTAGAACTCCCTTTTTATGAAAGATACAGCTATAAATTCAAAGGTAGTCCCAATACACCTGATTCAATAATAATACCACAAAGATTACTACATAATAACAGCGATATTACATATATAGATGACTCTTTTGGTGTATTTAAGCCTGAATATTTATATAAAAAAGGGCATATCCAAAGATGGCAAATGGATAAAAAAGGTTTTCATAAAAAGCAAGGTTATTCTGACCATTTACCAATTTTTGCCTATTTTAGCACATCATATACAACAAAAAAGCCAAAACAAAAATTGGATTTGAATAAAATCTCAACACTTTATAATATGGAATCTTTAGCATCACCTATTACACTGCCAAATGTAGTTGTTTTATATAAAACTGCACATTCCGCAATAATCAAGCAAGAAAATGAAAGAGCTATATTTATATACAATAGTGCAAAAGAGTTAGAAGTTGGACAAATTTATGATTTGACAATAGATAAAATATCTTCATTTAATGGACAAAAACAGATTAGTGGTATATTAGCACATATACAAAATGGGAACAATAAAGAATATAAAAAACTTTTTATAGATGGGACAAAAGTTGATTTAACAGATTTTAAAATTCAAAATGAAATAATAACAAATCTTAAAGGTGAATATATTAAAAAAGATTTGCACTATGGTGATAAAAAAATAAGAGTGTATTCAAAAAATAAAGATATTTTACCACCACAAAATGCAAAAATATTAATCAAATCTGCCCACTTAAGTATATACAATAATATACCTCAATTAGTAATATACTCTAAAAATGACTATGAGATAATCAAATGA
- a CDS encoding calcium/sodium antiporter — protein sequence MDFVIFIIAMSALIYGAGLVIQESERIALHFNISGFVIGATLVAFGTSLPEMAASMSASSKGVPDIAVSNVIGSVIFNISLVLGVVFLFAKKIMPDRDIFAKDSAWALFPILVFILMGLDGTLSLFDGIIFLILMVAYLLFLIQSNQVEIPDENEIKKEKFTWIKTAPLLISGFILTVGGADFAIESASSIASKFGVSEWIIGLFLVAIGTSLPELVVSIRAALSNNADMSIGNIIGSNVANFTMVLGLASVVNPLSVDFSTYFFDISAAFILSLMLVFITANKLYNKSAGVVLLSVLALVIANSI from the coding sequence ATATTTATTATTGCTATGAGTGCACTTATTTATGGTGCAGGATTAGTAATACAAGAGAGTGAAAGAATTGCTTTACATTTCAATATTTCTGGTTTTGTAATAGGAGCTACACTTGTTGCCTTTGGTACCAGCTTGCCTGAAATGGCTGCAAGTATGAGTGCATCTTCAAAAGGTGTTCCAGATATTGCAGTTTCTAATGTAATTGGAAGTGTTATATTTAATATCTCTTTGGTTTTAGGAGTTGTATTTTTATTTGCAAAAAAAATTATGCCAGATCGTGATATCTTTGCAAAAGATAGTGCGTGGGCTTTATTTCCTATATTAGTTTTTATTTTGATGGGTCTTGATGGCACTTTGTCATTATTTGACGGGATAATATTTCTTATATTAATGGTTGCATACTTGTTGTTTTTAATCCAAAGTAACCAAGTTGAAATTCCAGATGAAAATGAAATAAAAAAGGAAAAGTTTACTTGGATAAAAACTGCACCACTTTTAATATCTGGTTTTATCCTAACTGTTGGTGGTGCTGATTTTGCTATAGAAAGTGCTTCTAGTATTGCTTCAAAATTTGGAGTTAGTGAATGGATTATTGGTCTTTTTTTAGTAGCAATTGGTACAAGTTTACCTGAACTGGTAGTTTCTATAAGAGCAGCTTTATCCAATAATGCTGATATGAGTATAGGCAATATAATAGGAAGCAATGTGGCAAATTTTACTATGGTTTTAGGACTTGCTTCAGTTGTAAATCCTCTAAGTGTTGATTTTTCAACATACTTTTTTGATATATCAGCAGCTTTTATTTTGAGCTTAATGCTTGTATTTATTACTGCTAACAAACTTTATAACAAAAGTGCTGGTGTTGTATTACTTTCAGTTCTAGCTCTTGTAATAGCAAATTCAATATGA